The Bacillus sp. Y1 genome has a window encoding:
- a CDS encoding YpzG family protein has product MSFRDHLDQHSQLFCHTWTRRKHASSSQVNGETRKSQAEIILAKNAKAHRW; this is encoded by the coding sequence ATGAGTTTTAGAGATCATTTGGATCAACATTCTCAACTTTTTTGTCACACGTGGACGAGACGAAAGCATGCTAGTAGTTCTCAAGTGAATGGAGAGACTAGAAAGTCGCAGGCAGAAATAATTCTGGCTAAGAATGCAAAGGCTCATCGCTGGTAA
- the adhE gene encoding bifunctional acetaldehyde-CoA/alcohol dehydrogenase: MAVEEKVLTENQEVAKMIDELVAKGQKALKEFQGFTQEMIDDIVKEMALAGLDQHMPLAKLAVEETGRGVFEDKMIKNIFATEYVYNNIKNNKTVGIIDDNQYEGVYTIADPVGVVAGVTPVTNPTSTTMFKSLIAIKTRNPIIFAFHPSAQKCSSEAARVVRDAAIKAGAPENCIQWVEKPSVAATQALMKHPGISLILATGGPGMVKSAYSSGKPALGVGAGNVPCYIEKSAKIKRAVNDLILSKTFDNGMICASEQAVIIDKEIYNEVKKELISNKCYFLNDAEKKKVEALVINENTCAVNPTIVGMPAAKIAQLAGVEVPEDTKILIAELKTVGPESPLSREKLSPVLACFKVNSLEEGLTRAEEMLEFGGLGHSAVLHSTNEEVMKEFGLRMKAGRIIVNAPSSQGAIGDIYNAFMPSLTLGCGTFGGNSVSQNVGAIHLVNIKKLAKRNNNMQWFKVPPKIYFEKNSTQYLAKMPNISRAFIVTDPGMVKLGYVDVVTRYLRQRPDLVHVEVFSAVEPDPSIDTVMKGAEAMAAFQPDVIIALGGGSAMDAAKGMWLFYEHPDADFFGLKQKFLDIRKRVVKYPKLGEKTQFVAIPTTSGTGSEVTSFSVITDKLNNIKYPLADYELTPDVAIIDPQFVMTVPKVITADTGMDVLTHAFEAYVSIMANDYTDGLAMKAIQLVFEYLPKAYRDGSDAVAREKMHNASTIAGMAFANAFLGINHSLAHKLGAEFHIAHGRSNTILMPHVIRYNATKPTKFAAFPKYENFIADQRYAEIARTLGLPARTTEEGVESLIQAVIKLAKELEIPMSIEANGVTKEAFEAKVDYLAERAFEDQCTTANPKLPLVTELAEIYREAFKGV, encoded by the coding sequence ATGGCAGTTGAAGAAAAAGTACTAACTGAAAATCAAGAAGTAGCAAAAATGATTGATGAGTTAGTTGCAAAAGGTCAAAAAGCGTTGAAAGAATTCCAAGGTTTCACACAAGAAATGATTGATGACATTGTAAAAGAAATGGCTCTTGCTGGACTTGACCAACATATGCCTCTAGCGAAATTAGCGGTAGAAGAAACAGGCCGCGGAGTATTTGAAGATAAAATGATTAAAAACATTTTTGCAACAGAGTATGTTTACAACAATATTAAGAATAACAAAACAGTTGGAATTATCGATGACAACCAATATGAAGGTGTTTATACAATCGCTGATCCAGTTGGAGTGGTTGCTGGGGTAACACCTGTAACCAACCCAACATCAACTACAATGTTCAAGTCATTAATTGCTATCAAAACAAGAAACCCAATCATCTTTGCTTTCCATCCATCTGCACAAAAATGTAGCAGTGAAGCAGCGCGTGTCGTACGTGATGCAGCCATTAAAGCTGGTGCTCCTGAAAACTGTATCCAGTGGGTTGAAAAGCCATCTGTAGCAGCTACTCAAGCATTAATGAAGCACCCTGGAATTTCACTTATTTTAGCAACTGGTGGACCTGGAATGGTTAAATCAGCTTATAGCTCTGGTAAGCCTGCTCTAGGTGTTGGTGCTGGTAACGTTCCTTGTTATATCGAAAAGTCAGCAAAAATTAAGCGTGCAGTAAACGACTTAATATTATCTAAAACATTCGATAATGGTATGATTTGTGCATCTGAACAAGCTGTTATTATCGATAAAGAAATCTACAATGAAGTGAAGAAAGAACTAATTTCTAATAAGTGCTACTTCCTAAACGATGCAGAAAAGAAAAAGGTTGAGGCATTGGTTATTAATGAAAATACTTGTGCAGTTAACCCGACTATCGTAGGGATGCCTGCTGCTAAAATTGCACAGCTTGCTGGAGTAGAAGTGCCTGAAGATACAAAGATTCTTATTGCTGAACTTAAGACAGTTGGACCTGAATCTCCACTTTCTCGTGAAAAACTAAGCCCTGTACTTGCTTGCTTTAAGGTAAACAGCTTAGAAGAAGGTTTAACACGTGCTGAAGAAATGCTTGAATTCGGTGGACTTGGTCACTCAGCTGTTCTTCACTCAACAAATGAAGAAGTAATGAAGGAATTTGGACTTCGTATGAAGGCGGGTCGTATCATCGTTAATGCCCCTTCTTCACAAGGTGCAATTGGCGACATCTATAACGCATTTATGCCATCATTAACACTTGGTTGCGGTACATTCGGTGGTAACTCTGTATCTCAAAACGTAGGAGCTATCCATCTTGTAAATATTAAAAAGTTAGCGAAGAGGAATAATAATATGCAATGGTTTAAGGTTCCACCTAAAATCTATTTCGAAAAGAATTCTACTCAATATCTAGCTAAGATGCCAAATATTTCAAGAGCATTTATTGTAACTGACCCTGGAATGGTGAAGCTTGGGTATGTAGATGTGGTTACTCGTTACCTTCGTCAACGTCCTGACTTAGTTCATGTTGAGGTATTCTCTGCAGTTGAGCCAGATCCATCAATCGATACAGTTATGAAGGGTGCTGAAGCAATGGCGGCATTCCAACCAGATGTGATTATTGCACTTGGTGGAGGATCTGCAATGGATGCAGCGAAAGGTATGTGGTTATTCTACGAACACCCAGATGCAGACTTCTTTGGATTAAAACAAAAATTCTTAGATATTCGTAAGCGTGTGGTGAAATATCCTAAGCTTGGTGAAAAAACTCAGTTCGTTGCGATTCCAACAACATCTGGAACAGGATCTGAAGTAACATCTTTCTCTGTTATCACAGATAAATTAAACAACATTAAGTATCCATTAGCTGATTACGAATTAACACCAGATGTAGCAATTATTGATCCACAGTTTGTCATGACGGTTCCTAAAGTAATTACTGCTGATACAGGTATGGACGTATTAACTCATGCGTTCGAAGCTTATGTATCTATTATGGCTAACGACTATACTGATGGCTTAGCAATGAAAGCTATTCAGCTTGTATTCGAATATCTACCAAAAGCATACCGTGATGGTAGCGATGCAGTAGCACGTGAAAAAATGCATAATGCTTCAACAATTGCGGGTATGGCATTTGCTAACGCATTCCTTGGAATTAACCACAGTTTGGCGCATAAGCTTGGTGCGGAATTCCACATTGCTCACGGACGCTCTAACACCATCTTAATGCCACATGTTATTCGTTATAATGCAACAAAACCAACAAAGTTTGCTGCATTCCCTAAATACGAGAACTTTATCGCTGACCAGCGTTATGCTGAAATTGCAAGAACATTAGGTCTTCCTGCTCGTACAACTGAAGAGGGTGTTGAAAGCTTAATCCAAGCGGTTATCAAGCTTGCTAAAGAGCTAGAAATCCCTATGAGTATTGAAGCTAACGGAGTAACAAAAGAAGCATTTGAAGCAAAAGTTGATTACCTTGCTGAGCGTGCCTTTGAAGATCAATGTACAACAGCTAACCCTAAATTACCGCTAGTAACAGAATTAGCAGAAATTTACCGTGAAGCATTCAAAGGTGTATAA
- a CDS encoding Dps family protein, with product MELQAQLNQQIANWNVLYTKLHRFHWYVKGPLFFTLHAKFEELYNEAGLVVDQLAERLLAIGGQPVATMKEYLETATLLETNNETKASEMVAALVADYKQMKDELASLANLAEENHDIITNDMATGLIESLDTHIWMLTAYLGE from the coding sequence ATGGAATTACAAGCTCAATTAAATCAACAAATCGCAAACTGGAATGTTTTATACACGAAGCTTCACCGTTTCCACTGGTACGTAAAAGGTCCTTTATTCTTTACCCTACATGCAAAGTTTGAGGAATTATATAATGAAGCTGGTTTAGTAGTCGATCAGTTGGCAGAACGATTATTAGCCATCGGTGGTCAGCCCGTCGCTACCATGAAGGAATATTTAGAAACAGCTACACTGCTTGAGACGAATAATGAAACTAAAGCTAGCGAAATGGTTGCTGCTCTCGTTGCAGACTACAAACAAATGAAGGATGAACTCGCTTCATTAGCTAATCTAGCTGAAGAAAACCATGACATCATCACTAACGATATGGCAACAGGACTTATCGAATCCCTAGACACACATATTTGGATGTTGACTGCCTACTTAGGAGAATAA
- the rodA gene encoding rod shape-determining protein RodA — protein MEVVKKPTEKFDWTLSLILFLLFLVSCLSIYSAQTTGQYNDNYFVRQIFWYVVGIIIVAVVMFFDSDQYKKLSWYLYGFGIFLLFALIIAPESIAPERNGAHSWFQIPGFGTIQPSEFMKAFLILSLSKVITSHHEKYIKKTFQSDFWLFTKMSLSTALPLALIMKQPDLGTSLVIVAIFTGLIFVSGITWKIILTIYGLGSLLGATIIYYVVWAPEVLVKYLNVQTYQFNRIYSWIDPDNYQAGSGYHLYNSLRAIGSGLLTGKGFGERQVYIPESHTDFIFSVIGEEYGFVGASIVIGLFFILIYHLTKTALDAKDPFNTYICAGVISMITFHVFQNVGMTIQVLPITGIPLPFVSYGGSSLMGNMFAMGLIFSIHYHKKTYMFGSEDKQ, from the coding sequence ATGGAAGTTGTTAAAAAACCGACAGAAAAGTTTGATTGGACCTTAAGTCTTATTTTGTTTTTATTGTTTCTTGTAAGCTGCTTATCTATCTATAGTGCTCAAACGACAGGACAGTACAATGATAACTATTTTGTTAGGCAAATATTTTGGTATGTGGTAGGAATCATTATTGTTGCGGTCGTTATGTTTTTTGATAGCGATCAATATAAAAAACTTTCCTGGTATCTATACGGGTTCGGCATATTTCTGCTTTTCGCTCTTATTATCGCACCCGAAAGCATTGCACCTGAAAGAAATGGAGCACATAGCTGGTTTCAAATTCCGGGTTTTGGTACGATTCAGCCTTCGGAATTTATGAAAGCCTTTCTCATACTTTCCCTTAGTAAGGTAATAACATCTCACCATGAAAAATACATAAAGAAAACCTTTCAATCTGACTTTTGGCTTTTCACTAAAATGAGCTTATCTACGGCTCTTCCACTAGCGTTAATCATGAAGCAGCCTGATTTAGGAACAAGCCTTGTTATTGTAGCCATATTTACTGGTCTAATTTTCGTATCAGGAATTACATGGAAGATTATTCTTACCATTTATGGACTTGGCTCGCTACTTGGAGCAACCATTATTTACTATGTTGTTTGGGCACCAGAGGTTCTTGTAAAATACTTAAACGTCCAAACATACCAGTTTAATAGAATTTACTCCTGGATAGACCCTGACAACTACCAAGCAGGGTCCGGATACCATCTTTATAATTCTTTAAGAGCAATTGGTTCCGGATTATTAACCGGAAAGGGATTTGGGGAAAGACAAGTATACATACCCGAGAGTCATACCGATTTTATTTTTAGTGTTATTGGTGAGGAATATGGATTTGTAGGAGCAAGCATCGTTATTGGTCTTTTCTTTATATTAATCTACCATTTAACAAAGACGGCCTTAGACGCGAAAGATCCGTTTAACACTTATATTTGCGCAGGAGTCATTTCAATGATTACCTTTCATGTCTTCCAAAATGTTGGAATGACGATTCAAGTTCTGCCAATTACGGGAATTCCCCTCCCCTTCGTCAGTTATGGGGGAAGTTCCTTAATGGGCAATATGTTTGCGATGGGTTTAATATTCAGCATTCATTACCACAAAAAAACCTATATGTTTGGCTCGGAAGACAAGCAATGA
- a CDS encoding spore germination protein gives MTAVEEKDCFFRDLQDNEELMTEILGNSVDLVKRRITFHEHKNIQAICYYTDGLVNVTQIELFISDLLYKGNLLLQHSTLPTGNPLTLLKEHMLSNASFQVIKEVGQAVDGILSGVAILILDGSDEVFIIQTKGWEKRGVDEPQTEQVVRGPRDGFTESIRTNTALVRRRIRDPKLRIEQMNIGKRSKTDINIAYIEDIVKEGLVEEVKKRLRDIKIDAILESGYIEELIEDAPRSPFTTVQSTERPDKVASSLLEGRVAIFVDNTPFVLVVPSFFWQFLQASDDYYSRFMTGSFFRAIRYLAFVLSLTLTSIYVMLVSFHQEMIPTQLILTIASGREVVPFPVLLEALMMEISFELMREAGLRMPKPVGQAVSIVGSLVIGQAAVQAGIVSPFMVIIVALTGIASFAIPNYAASFSIRLIRFPLLIAAGTLGLLGFSAMFALLAIHALTLRSFGESYLAPATPFQPKDQKDTIIRFPWWKMQARPEGVTGDEKRVGDNQYPKPPNTDPYSKEGGKSKESDQKGGYKSRRKKTRHIIKLKGEEED, from the coding sequence ATGACTGCAGTAGAAGAGAAGGATTGTTTTTTTAGAGATTTGCAAGATAATGAAGAGTTGATGACTGAGATTTTGGGCAACAGTGTTGACCTGGTCAAACGACGTATAACCTTTCATGAGCATAAAAATATTCAAGCGATTTGTTATTACACGGATGGATTAGTTAATGTTACACAAATAGAACTGTTTATTAGTGACCTACTTTATAAAGGGAATCTGTTACTACAGCATTCAACATTACCTACGGGTAATCCGTTAACCTTGCTGAAGGAACATATGCTTTCAAATGCTTCATTTCAAGTAATCAAAGAGGTCGGTCAAGCTGTAGATGGAATCCTATCCGGAGTCGCAATCCTGATTCTTGATGGAAGCGATGAAGTGTTCATTATACAAACAAAAGGATGGGAAAAAAGAGGTGTAGATGAACCTCAGACAGAGCAAGTTGTTCGTGGTCCAAGAGATGGATTTACAGAAAGCATTCGAACCAATACGGCGCTTGTCAGACGAAGAATTAGAGACCCAAAGCTTCGGATTGAGCAAATGAATATCGGGAAGCGCTCAAAGACAGATATCAATATTGCCTATATAGAAGACATAGTAAAGGAAGGTTTGGTTGAGGAGGTAAAGAAAAGGTTACGTGATATAAAGATCGATGCCATTTTAGAAAGTGGATATATCGAAGAATTAATTGAAGATGCACCTAGATCTCCTTTTACTACCGTACAAAGTACAGAAAGACCTGATAAAGTAGCATCGTCTTTACTAGAAGGAAGAGTGGCTATTTTTGTTGACAATACTCCTTTTGTATTGGTAGTCCCCAGTTTCTTTTGGCAGTTTTTACAGGCAAGTGATGATTATTATTCAAGATTTATGACGGGCAGTTTTTTCCGTGCTATACGATATTTGGCCTTTGTCCTGAGCTTAACTCTTACTTCCATTTATGTGATGCTCGTAAGCTTTCATCAAGAGATGATTCCTACCCAATTGATATTAACCATTGCCTCCGGACGTGAAGTTGTTCCTTTTCCGGTTTTACTAGAAGCATTAATGATGGAAATCTCCTTTGAATTGATGAGGGAAGCAGGACTTCGGATGCCTAAGCCTGTTGGTCAAGCTGTAAGTATCGTAGGATCTCTTGTCATTGGCCAAGCAGCTGTACAAGCAGGGATTGTTTCTCCGTTTATGGTTATTATCGTTGCTTTAACTGGTATTGCATCGTTTGCTATACCAAACTATGCTGCATCATTCTCGATTCGTCTCATTCGTTTTCCTTTGCTAATAGCAGCGGGGACACTTGGATTGCTCGGTTTTTCTGCGATGTTTGCTTTATTAGCCATTCATGCTCTTACTCTTCGCTCCTTCGGGGAGTCATACTTAGCACCAGCAACCCCTTTCCAACCTAAAGATCAGAAGGATACGATCATTCGCTTTCCTTGGTGGAAAATGCAGGCGAGACCTGAAGGAGTTACAGGTGATGAGAAACGTGTCGGAGATAATCAATATCCTAAACCTCCTAATACAGACCCTTATTCTAAAGAAGGGGGTAAAAGTAAAGAAAGTGATCAAAAAGGTGGATATAAATCACGGAGGAAGAAAACCCGTCATATCATCAAGCTTAAGGGGGAGGAGGAAGATTGA
- a CDS encoding Ger(x)C family spore germination protein, which yields MKRHLKWSLLLIIILLLTGCAGKRELNDLALVMAVGIDKGEEENSFKVTAQIARPADARGQTGAPSGQTGEPILTIVGQGESLFDAIRDLSSFTTRNVFWAHNQVIVINEDLAKEGIAQVIDFFTRNPELRMRTWVVITPEKASTLVSTVTGLELIPGESVNKLFRYGEISNVAPNTQIMDVQAAYLSQSSQPIIARVILKEVMVSNKKPEKGPTIKQVDLAGAGVFQEDRLVGILKPEETRALMLFTERLKSGVVTTPCPSKPERTVSVELRDQLFQVTPHLKGSQISFNAEFDAFAMVVEAGCPFSINNQEKVSELEKAVEKKLKKEIETTVNKVQKEYKTDAFELGKVFQNDYPGYWMQIADDWEEVFPTVDIKVSINVEVKDSVLLWEETNSGKKENSAN from the coding sequence TTGAAAAGACACCTAAAGTGGTCTCTTTTATTGATAATAATTCTCCTACTAACGGGATGTGCAGGGAAGAGAGAGTTAAATGACCTAGCCTTGGTGATGGCTGTAGGTATTGATAAAGGAGAGGAAGAAAACTCTTTTAAAGTTACGGCACAGATCGCTCGACCAGCAGATGCGAGGGGACAGACAGGTGCTCCTTCTGGGCAGACGGGGGAACCCATTCTCACTATTGTAGGACAAGGTGAGTCTTTGTTTGATGCAATTCGTGATCTTTCTTCCTTTACCACAAGAAATGTTTTTTGGGCCCACAATCAAGTCATTGTTATAAATGAAGATTTGGCCAAGGAAGGAATTGCGCAGGTGATTGATTTTTTTACAAGAAACCCTGAACTTCGGATGAGAACTTGGGTTGTAATCACACCAGAGAAGGCAAGTACCTTAGTATCAACCGTTACGGGGTTGGAGCTAATACCTGGTGAGTCAGTAAATAAACTCTTTCGATATGGGGAAATCTCCAATGTCGCTCCAAATACACAAATTATGGATGTTCAGGCAGCCTACTTAAGTCAAAGCTCACAACCGATTATCGCTAGAGTCATCTTAAAGGAAGTGATGGTCTCTAACAAAAAGCCAGAAAAGGGACCTACGATCAAACAAGTGGACTTGGCAGGTGCGGGAGTCTTTCAGGAAGATCGTTTGGTTGGAATTTTAAAACCAGAAGAAACAAGGGCGTTAATGCTTTTTACTGAAAGATTAAAGTCTGGTGTGGTTACCACCCCATGTCCAAGTAAACCTGAAAGAACGGTAAGTGTGGAGCTTAGGGACCAGCTGTTTCAGGTTACTCCTCATTTAAAAGGTAGCCAAATAAGCTTTAATGCTGAGTTTGACGCTTTTGCCATGGTGGTTGAAGCGGGTTGTCCGTTTTCTATTAATAATCAAGAGAAAGTATCAGAATTAGAAAAAGCGGTTGAGAAAAAATTGAAAAAGGAAATAGAAACAACTGTCAATAAGGTGCAAAAGGAGTATAAAACAGATGCATTCGAGCTTGGGAAGGTATTCCAAAATGACTACCCCGGGTACTGGATGCAAATTGCTGATGATTGGGAGGAAGTATTCCCTACGGTCGATATCAAAGTCTCTATAAATGTGGAGGTAAAGGATTCAGTACTATTATGGGAGGAAACAAACTCCGGTAAAAAGGAGAATAGTGCAAACTAA
- a CDS encoding GerAB/ArcD/ProY family transporter, whose translation MKVQISNGMFMALIINMIYAKAIGVTQGSMAREVGGDIWISTLIATIQGGVIMFLVIFVIRRMPEGDLIDQSARLFGKWFGKFVALITFIFFLAAYGPVMSTFVFHLKDYFLPEAPILLFILAAFLIGTYAIYFGVEVIARMALIGVFSIIALNILLMLGSLSEFDIRELRPTFQMGFLKTVWASRHHNTDWAMATIMAGIILPMVANKETWGKMGFSGIGYGMVFIIMWPILEAGVLSPETAAQYIVSCMQMARSAQIGYFVHRYEMIMIAFFALSILTQIMMSLLCASVAMQKMLGLKDYRKVIFPTAIILSAFGYWINFDKNRAVDFLEGWWVYISIGVAVGLPSMILVMGFFFKKKLKKEIAAEESK comes from the coding sequence ATGAAGGTACAAATCTCAAACGGTATGTTTATGGCATTAATAATCAATATGATCTATGCAAAGGCAATCGGTGTGACGCAAGGATCGATGGCTAGAGAAGTAGGTGGTGATATATGGATTTCAACCCTAATTGCGACCATCCAAGGTGGAGTGATTATGTTCCTGGTTATCTTTGTCATCCGTCGAATGCCTGAGGGTGACTTAATTGACCAATCAGCGAGGTTGTTTGGCAAGTGGTTTGGGAAATTTGTAGCGCTTATTACTTTTATCTTTTTCCTAGCTGCATATGGGCCTGTTATGTCGACATTTGTTTTTCACTTAAAGGATTATTTCCTGCCAGAGGCACCGATCTTATTGTTTATCCTGGCAGCTTTTTTAATAGGTACATATGCCATTTACTTTGGAGTAGAAGTGATAGCTAGGATGGCTTTAATTGGTGTGTTTTCGATTATCGCTTTAAATATATTGTTAATGCTTGGCTCACTGTCAGAGTTTGATATTAGAGAATTACGTCCCACTTTTCAAATGGGTTTTTTAAAAACCGTTTGGGCAAGTAGACATCATAATACGGACTGGGCTATGGCTACGATTATGGCGGGAATTATACTGCCAATGGTTGCCAATAAAGAAACTTGGGGGAAAATGGGGTTTTCTGGAATAGGTTACGGAATGGTATTCATTATCATGTGGCCCATTCTAGAGGCAGGTGTGCTGTCTCCTGAGACAGCGGCACAGTATATCGTTTCTTGTATGCAGATGGCTAGAAGTGCACAAATTGGTTATTTTGTTCATCGATACGAAATGATTATGATTGCTTTCTTTGCTTTATCGATTCTTACTCAGATTATGATGAGCTTGTTGTGTGCTTCGGTTGCTATGCAAAAGATGCTAGGTCTTAAGGATTATCGAAAAGTAATTTTTCCTACTGCTATCATTCTCAGTGCATTTGGTTATTGGATTAACTTTGATAAAAATCGTGCGGTTGATTTTTTAGAGGGATGGTGGGTTTATATTAGTATAGGGGTTGCTGTAGGTTTACCTTCAATGATTCTAGTAATGGGGTTCTTTTTTAAGAAAAAGCTAAAAAAAGAAATAGCAGCTGAGGAGTCAAAATAA
- the mgtE gene encoding magnesium transporter: MITNMPENQITLYIIKALKESKRKEFDTILDELQPYDVARIYGELPEKHKKRFLLYLNIDMLADLIEELSKTEQLDVLNRLGIERSGKVLDEMDNDDLASLLDDLSPEKISQLLSGMKKEESKAVQDIMNYPPETAGRLMTNRFVWIRDYYTVREAVTKLKSFTDYAETINYLYVIDQYRKLVGVVSYRDILMAEADEVVRNIMYERVISVSVDTDQEEVAMLIQRYDFMAIPAVNAENVLMGIITVDDIIDVVIQEANEDIEKLSASGKSIDFDTSAYVAAYRRLPWLILLLLIGILSGSIISTYQETLKEIVALAFFIPMISGMTGNTGTQSLAVVVRGLVSNDINKRVITKLVLRELGVGVIIGITCGILISLIAFIWQGNLMIGLVVGISLLLTLIIGTLAGTVIPLILYRLQIDPAIASGPLITTLNDIFSLLTYFGIATLFLHHIQ, from the coding sequence ATGATTACAAATATGCCAGAAAACCAAATTACCCTATACATCATTAAAGCGCTAAAAGAATCAAAACGAAAAGAATTTGATACGATATTGGATGAGCTCCAGCCTTATGATGTCGCAAGAATATATGGGGAATTGCCCGAAAAACACAAAAAAAGATTTTTATTATACTTAAATATAGACATGCTTGCAGACCTTATTGAAGAATTAAGTAAAACCGAACAGCTTGATGTTTTAAATCGACTGGGTATTGAACGTTCGGGTAAAGTCCTCGATGAAATGGATAACGATGACCTCGCCTCATTGCTCGATGACCTGTCACCTGAAAAAATCAGCCAGCTCTTATCTGGAATGAAAAAAGAGGAATCTAAAGCCGTTCAAGACATCATGAATTATCCTCCCGAAACAGCTGGGCGATTGATGACGAACCGCTTTGTATGGATAAGAGATTACTATACCGTTAGGGAAGCTGTAACCAAGCTCAAATCGTTTACTGACTATGCGGAAACCATTAATTATCTGTACGTAATTGACCAATACCGTAAACTAGTTGGAGTTGTTTCTTACCGTGATATTCTAATGGCAGAAGCTGACGAAGTTGTTCGTAATATTATGTACGAACGGGTCATTTCTGTTTCAGTAGATACGGACCAAGAAGAAGTTGCCATGCTTATTCAACGTTACGACTTCATGGCCATTCCTGCTGTAAACGCTGAAAATGTACTTATGGGTATTATTACCGTAGATGATATTATTGATGTTGTTATTCAAGAAGCGAACGAAGATATTGAAAAGCTTTCCGCTTCAGGTAAATCGATTGATTTTGATACAAGTGCCTATGTGGCTGCTTACAGAAGACTGCCATGGCTCATTCTTTTATTACTCATTGGTATTTTATCTGGAAGCATCATTAGTACGTATCAAGAAACACTTAAAGAAATTGTAGCACTTGCATTCTTCATTCCCATGATATCCGGAATGACCGGAAATACTGGTACACAATCTTTAGCAGTGGTTGTTCGTGGACTTGTATCGAATGATATTAACAAACGTGTTATCACAAAACTTGTCCTTAGAGAGCTTGGTGTTGGTGTCATTATTGGTATTACCTGTGGCATCCTTATTTCACTTATCGCATTTATATGGCAGGGAAATTTAATGATTGGCCTTGTAGTCGGCATCTCCTTGCTTCTTACTCTTATTATCGGTACCTTAGCAGGAACAGTTATCCCATTAATTCTTTACCGACTGCAAATCGATCCAGCCATTGCTTCTGGGCCTCTTATTACAACGCTAAATGATATTTTTTCACTCTTAACCTATTTTGGAATTGCTACACTTTTCCTACATCATATACAGTAA